Proteins co-encoded in one Glandiceps talaboti chromosome 22, keGlaTala1.1, whole genome shotgun sequence genomic window:
- the LOC144452106 gene encoding DNA polymerase beta-like: MFLLASRFLHKPHNFRNLARLRQSCGSEDTMSKRKAPDSNNPNADFCDFLTDLANYEKNVSRAMHKYNVYRKAASVLSKHPTRIKSGKEARKLEGIGEKIEKKIDEFIATGKLQKLEKIKADDKSMAINELTRVTGIGPAAARKLVVDDGIMSIDELKKHTDKLNHHQKIGIKHFEDFEVRIPRAEMDRLNTEIQKYVKNIDDEYIATICGSYRRGKASSGDIDILLTHPSFTSETSKKPELLKKAVKTLEDAKFITDTISFGDTKYMGVCKLPKEEDGTEHLFRRIDIRILPHDQYFCGILYFTGSDIFNKDMRSKALEEGFTLNEYSIRPVGSTGVPGEPLPVSSEEDIFDYIGMDFLEPSGRSM, from the exons ATGTTTCTGCTTGCAAGCAGATTTCTACATAAGCCGCACAATTTTCGTAACTTGGCCAGACTTCGACAATCCTGTGGAAGTGAAGACACCATGAGTAAACGAAAGGCTCCAGATTCGAACAACCCAAATGCCGATTTCTGTGACTTTTTAACAG ATTTGGCCAATTATGAGAAGAATGTATCTAGAGCAATGCACAAATACAACGTCTACAGGAAGGCAGCCAGTGTACTTTCTAAACACCCCACTAGGATAAAAAGTGGAAAAGAAGCAAGGAAATTG GAAGGAATTGGTGAGAAGATTGAGAAGAAAATAGATGAATTCATTGCAACAGGAAAACTTCAAAAACTTGAAAAGATTAAAGCTGATGATAAGAGTATGGCTATCAATGAATTAACAAGAGTGACAGGAATTGG TCCTGCCGCAGCAAGAAAACTTGTAGTTGATGATGGTATCATGTCCATCGACG AATTGAAGAAGCACACAGataaactaaatcatcatcagaAGATTGGAATCAA ACATTTTGAAGACTTTGAGGTCAGGATACCGAGGGCAGAGATGGATAGATTGAATActgaaatacagaaatatgttAAAAATATAGATGATGAATACATAGCTACAATATGTGGTAGTTATAGAAGAGGAAAGGCTTCAAGTGGAGATATTGATATCTTACTTACACATCCTTCATTTACTTCAGAAACTAGTAAAAAG CCAGAACTTCTCAAGAAAGCAGTGAAAACTTTGGAAGATGCCAAATTTATTACAGACACAATATCATTTGGTGATACCAAATATATG GGTGTATGTAAATTACCCAAGGAAGAAGACGGCACTGAACACCTGTTTCGTAGAATTGATATCCGTATTCTACCTCATGATCAGTATTTCTGTGGTATCTTGTATTTCACTGGTAGTGATATATTCAACAAAGATATGAGAAGTAAGGCCTTGGAAGAAGGTTTTACACTCAATGAATACTCTATCAGACCTGTTGGAAGTACTG gtGTGCCAGGAGAACCATTGCCTGTCTCCTCTGAAGAAGACATCTTTGATTACATTGGAATGGATTTCTTGGAACCATCAGGAAGAAGCATGTAA